A single Acropora palmata chromosome 5, jaAcrPala1.3, whole genome shotgun sequence DNA region contains:
- the LOC141880636 gene encoding uncharacterized protein LOC141880636, with product MAFHWLLRINFLVTVPLSCLACPEKCLCSEKGSIGSSSYKKIVNCTGKLGDLDGFPHNIPLDSTNLILKGNRINQFSVEAFLALTKLVILDLSDNRLTTVPLEIFKYAPDLKEVNLRGNPLTCDCNFAGAQSAAGHLSVFEGSCDKPNELRGKNINSLKLWELCPCFDGLGMEDRSIADVQITASSFKSDGGKTYKPQYGRLNNKPSGAMGGAWCADVSDTSRYLQIDLKKEMTLSGISTQGQSDEANWVVKYKIQHSLDGAQWRAFKEFGQEKVFDGNLDQDSVVAHWFNARFRARFVKIVPTLFSSSTNTVCMRVEVHGCDTDVQSVKIRSSSTKNCWSPQASSNPCAPGEGTLLSLQSYCQGEGVMLTLRQDDTIVHSCSGKCVYLNPQGFLALENEPCDKFTKRNHRSGTFALSHVASGSCLNVDVSKRLKLGSCKTPHMFEVTTSGLQPIAPKFKMTNPQYLTLNEPGWIYCRVASDPSVKFFWSKLNPWPFGDRLNDLEFVPLLNGSLFVRRAKKTYEGDFYCTAVNSGGHKSSAINVKVKEAPVIINTPSNQETSVNSSALFDCKVKGSEIKVTWFKRLPGSTTLVSALKLGKRFNIFPNGSLKISLVKKSDEAFYRCHAENPVGYTNASAFLRVLVPPSFTIVPSGASEPSGSSAVYNCQATGDPVPVISWTKVGSSQPTTETLRNGSLWIKTIQKADEGRYRCLASNKVKTVTREITISVYTACRVDSHTSAIRQPNRLFFAVGEKVVVLCKRGFKKSQDGNLTCQDDGNWDKNIPLCTDVDECAVLASLSDKDNSTQLRNCHEKARCINTVGSYSCECGDSYAGDGFNCVAVCSTPSLEANGKWTPHKPRYQIGETVWLQCLRKRYKLANQTISSVTCGKDTQWSTPRPICQDVNECQDRSSCHKDAECINNPGSFTCECKEGFEGDGVKNCKEEKERVVIGTGGKAWKFSTQMDNLVQKMHQFEHNNITSNQLMSVILNSSFPGSHTLFPGDLVLSVKAVGMALKKMSLEEKLSSAKKPLEIVSNLLDKRNKEAWNELQKDSKGVTDVMSLVETFAADLTDRLLNERSPEKAVDIVSFETENVEMTFMLRLTKNISKDMLFPERAKSNREGSAQIQVAKKLFDKHKGLEVVIISMVFFKDLADLLPKRAVGIKKFDVSSPIVAASLSPLPPGRKLDPPVRIMLKNSKPRGREAVAKCVFWDFNKSKELGGSWSSEGCRLVSSSSNNSKICECDHLTHFALLSVYDKELVLTLVIYIGCGVLLLAALIAMIRHFYIYRKRKAERSVIHINLCLAVLAGIALFVGGLKLTQIRAVCILIAALLQYFFTAMFCWAVCEALQLLMTLITRKIKNFSRLKVFYIIGWVVPVIAVAISLGVTQLQGYGDMEWCWLDYTTMVLWAYVCPAAGFTLVSLVLILAVLCLKQRALDSEDERKVWLTMSFLFFLIIAIAGTWVLAAIYVKHHEDTNLWQYAFAGACLLQGILLLVYCLLDQEISNFTLQHKIKKTQHKEKRNYYSTTDTVQYYGSGTPAVDGKAYTVIRPSIKESNADLRGSSKRLSRIGSTTTGIFENEPEYYPTPIMETPVPIDSALKRHIEGQPIPDTPGSEVIQLQTFPAMRKGSSSHFSLAPSESPSDRRPDGAEEPDITTNSLYGERRSSRMSMTRSSDILSSHSKLQQIPEREPLIRRSVRYSEPQLSSPRNGMATRQKPQQKKSRPSDEDSSVSSRDMQADSSRRKSRRSRRRLEEEFGKTDRESILQRKRSLRYSSGFFSGVTVDEVNEKVEKLHASL from the exons atggcgttTCACTGGCTACTTCGGATAAATTTTCTTGTTACTGTTCCTTTGTCATGTCTTGCTTGTcctgaaaaatgtttgtgtTCTGAGAAAGGAAGCATAGGATCATCAAGCTACAAGAAGATCGTCAATTGTACAGGAAAACTCGGTGATTTGGACGGCTTCCCTCATAATATTCCCTTGGATTCAACAAACTT GATCCTGAAGGGCAACAGGATTAATCAATTCAGCGTAGAAGCCTTTCTGGCACTGACCAAACTCGTGATTTT GGATCTGAGTGACAACCGTCTTACAACAGTACCTTTAGAGATCTTCAAGTATGCTCCTGATCTGAAAGAAGT GAATTTGAGAGGAAACCCGCTGACCTGTGATTGCAATTTTGCTGGGGCACAAAGTGCCGCTGGTCATCTCTCGGTATTTGAAGGAAGCTGTGATAAACCAAATGAGTTGCGTGGAAAGAATATCAACTCACTCAAGTTATGGGAGCTTTGCc CCTGCTTTGATGGCTTGGGGATGGAAGATCGCTCCATTGCCGACGTCCAAATTACCGCTTCGAGTTTTAAATCTGACGGAGGCAAGACTTACAAACCGCAGTACGGAAGACTCAACAACAAACCTTCGGGGGCGATGGGAGGTGCCTGGTGCGCAGATGTATCGGATACATCCAGGTATCTCCAGATTGATCTCAAAAAGGAGATGACCTTATCTGGGATCTCTACACAAGGACAAAGTGATGAAGCTAATTGGGTTGTCAAGTACAAGATTCAGCACAGTTTAGATGGGGCTCAATGGCGCGCTTTTAAAGAGTTTGGCCAAGAAAAG GTTTTTGACGGAAATCTTGATCAAGACAGTGTTGTGGCACATTGGTTCAATGCGCGATTTCGAGCGCGATTTGTCAAGATTGTGCCTACGTTGTTTAGCAGTTCAACGAATACAGTCTGTATGCGTGTTGAGGTTCATGGATGTGATACAG ATGTCCAATCGGTTAAAATCCGAAGTTCCTCGACCAAAAACTGTTGGAGTCCACAGGCAAGCTCCAATCCATGTGCACCAGGAGAAGGCACCCTGCTGTCACTGCAGTCTTACTGTCAAGGGGAGGGTGTGATGTTGACCTTGCGTCAGGATGACACAATAGTGCACAGCTGTAGCGGAAAATGCGTTTATCTTAACCCGCAAGGATTCTTGGCCCTGGAAAATGAACCATGTGACAAATTCACCAAGCGCAACCATCGTTCTGGGACTTTCGCACTAAGTCACGTGGCCAGTGGCTCGTGCCTGAACGTTGACGTCAGCAAAAGGCTTAAGCTGGGCAGTTGCAAGACGCCACATATGTTTGAAGTCACAACATCCG GCCTCCAACCAATCGCACCCAAGTTCAAAATGACTAATCCCCAGTACCTCACGTTGAATGAACCTGGTTGGATTTACTGTCGAGTCGCCTCGGATCCTTCTGTTAAATTCTTTTGGAGCAAACTAAACCCTTGGCCATTTGGAGATCGCCTTAATGATCTTGAATTTGTGCCCCTCTTAAATGGATCACTGTTTGTTAGACGGGCGAAGAAAACCTATGAAGGTGATTTTTACTGCACGGCTGTCAATTCAGGAGGCCACAAATCTTCAGCGATTAACGTAAAGGTGAAAG agGCACCTGTTATAATTAACACCCCAAGCAATCAAGAGACCTCCGTGAATTCTTCCGCCTTGTTCGACTGCAAAGTCAAAGGGAGCGAAATCAAGGTTACGTGGTTCAAGCGACTTCCCGGATCAACCACTCTGGTATCTGCTTTAAAACTTGGGAAGCGATTCAATATCTTCCCCAATGGTTCACTCAAAATAAGCTTGGTAAAGAAATCAGATGAAGCATTCTATCGATGCCATGCTGAAAACCCTGTAGGTTACACCAATGCTTCTGCTTTTCTGCGAGTTTTGG TTCCTCCAAGTTTTACAATTGTTCCGAGTGGTGCTTCAGAGCCTTCTGGTAGTAGTGCTGTTTACAACTGTCAAGCAACTGGTGATCCTGTGCCTGTAATCAGCTGGACAAAAGTTGGGTCGTCTCAGCCCACAACCGAAACACTTCGGAATGGCAGCCTCTGGATTAAAACCATACAAAAAGCAGACGAAGGGCGATATAGGTGCCTAGCGTCCAATAAAGTGAAAACTGTAACAAGGGAGATTACCATTAGCGTTTATA CTGCCTGCCGAGTAGACTCTCACACCAGTGCTATACGTCAGCCCAACCGCTTGTTCTTTGCTGTTGGTGAAAAAGTTGTTGTCCTTTGCAAACGCGGGTTTAAAAAAAGTCAGGATGGTAACCTCACCTGTCAGGATGATGGAAATTGGGATAAGAACATTCCTCTTTGCACTG ATGTCGACGAGTGTGCCGTTCTTGCGTCGCTTTCAGACAAGGACAACAGCACTCAACTTCGAAACTGTCATGAGAAAGCCCGCTGCATAAACACCGTAGGCTCATATTCATGTGAGTGCGGCGACAGTTACGCTGGCGATGGATTTAATTGTGTTG CTGTTTGTTCAACACCAAGTTTAGAAGCAAATGGCAAGTGGACACCGCATAAACCACGTTATCAAATCGGTGAAACTGTTTGGCTGCAATGTTTACGAAAGCGATACAAGCTCGCTAACCAAACGATATCAAGCGTGACGTGTGGTAAAGATACCCAGTGGAGTACTCCTCGTCCAATTTGTCAAG ACGTAAATGAATGTCAGGATAGATCTTCTTGCCACAAGGATGCTGAATGTATCAATAACCCTGGATCATTTACGTGCGAATGCAAGGAAGGGTTTGAAGGAGATGGcgtcaaaaattgcaaag AAGAGAAGGAGCGAGTCGTAATTGGGACTGGGGGCAAAGCGTGGAAGTTCTCGACTCAGATGGATAACCTCGTTCAAAAG ATGCATCAGTTTGAACACAACAACATCACCTCTAATCAACTCATGAGTGTTATCCTGAACTCGTCCTTCCCAGGCTCCCACACTCTTTTTCCTGGTGATTTAGTTCTGAGCGTCAAAGCGGTGGGCATGGCCTTGAAGAAAATGAGTCTCGAGGAGAAACTAAGCTCTGCTAAG AAACCTTTGGAGATTGTAAGTAATCTTTTGGATAAAAGAAATAAGGAAGCCTGGAACGAGTTGCAAAAG GACTCAAAAGGTGTCACCGATGTCATGTCTTTAGTAGAAACGTTTGCCGCGGACCTAACCGATAGGTTATTGAATGAAAGAAGTCCTGAGAAAGCTGTCGATATTGTTTCCTTTGAAACGGAAAACGTTG AAATGACGTTTATGTTGCGACTTACAAAGAATATCTCGAAGGACATGCTGTTTCCTGAAAGGGCAAAATCAAACAGGGAAGGGTCGGCACAGATTCAGGTGGCCAAGAAGCTGTTTGACAAACATAAAG gtttagAAGTCGTTATAATATCGATGGTTTTCTTTAAGGACTTGGCCGATCTCTTGCCCAAGAGAGCAGTAGGGATTAAAAA GTTTGACGTTAGTTCGCCTATTGTCGCTGCTTCACTCTCGCCTTTGCCACCCGGTAGGAAACTGGACCCGCCTGTCAGAATAAtgctgaaaaattcaaag ccaagAGGAAGGGAAGCGGTGGCAAAATGTGTTTTCTGGGATTTTAACAA ATCCAAAGAACTTGGGGGTAGTTGGTCTTCTGAGGGCTGTCGTCTGGTGTCCTCGTCAAGTAATAACAGCAAAATTTGCGAATGCGATCATCTCACGCACTTCGCTTTGCTTTCAGTTTATGACAAG GAGCTAGTGCTAACATTGGTCATTTACATCGGCTGTGGAGTGCTGCTGTTGGCGGCACTTATAGCGATGATACGGCATTTCTACATCTACCG CAAGAGAAAAGCGGAGCGTTCTGTTATCCATATTAACCTCTGTTTGGCAGTGTTGGCTGGAATCGCTCTCTTCGTTGGCGGTCTAAAACTCACACAGATACGG gctgtTTGCATTTTAATCGCCGCCCTACTTCAGTACTTTTTTACCGCCATGTTCTGTTGGGCTGTTTGCGAAGCTCTTCAACTTCTCATGACCCtcataacaagaaaaattaagaatttttcCAGGCTTAAAGTCTTCTATATTATTGGATGGG TTGTTCCTGTGATTGCCGTGGCAATCTCACTTGGCGTGACACAACTTCAAGGATACGGTGATATGGAATG GTGTTGGCTTGATTACACAACTATGGTTCTTTGGGCTTACGTCTGTCCTGCTGCAGGATTTACTCTG GTCAGCCTCGTTTTGATACTTGCGGttctttgtttgaaacaaaGGGCATTGGATTCCGAAGACGAGAGGAAAGTCTG gctTACGATgtcattcctttttttcctgatTATTGCCATCGCCGGAACTTGGGTCCTAGCAGCTATTTATGTCAAACACCACGAAGATACCAATTTGTGGCAATATGCATTTGCAGGGGCGTGCTTATTGCAG GGAATTCTGCTGCTTGTGTATTGTCTTCTCGATCAGGAA ATAAGTAATTTTACGCTCCaacataaaattaagaaaacacaACACAAAGAGAAGCGTAACTATTACAGCACCACCGATACTGTGCAG TATTACGGCTCTGGTACTCCAGCGGTTGATGGAAAAGCATACACAGTGATCAGACCTTCTATCAAAGAATCCAACGCTGATTTGAGAGGCTCGTCCAAAAGGCTGTCCCGCATAGGGTCCACCACCACGGGCATCTTTGAAAATGAACCCGAATATTACCCCACACCTATCATGGAAACTCCAGTGCCGATAGACAGTGCGCTTAAAAG ACACATCGAAGGACAACCTATCCCAGATACGCCTGGAAGTGAGGTAATTCAATTGCAAACGTTTCCGGCAATGCGCAAAGGAAgttcgtctcatttctcattGGCACCATCCGAATCGCCAAGCGATCGACGTCCGGACGGAGCCGAAGAACCCGACATAACTACGAACAGCTTGTACGGAGAACGGAGAAGCTCGAGGATGAGCATGACCAGGAGTTCGGATATTTTATCAAGCCACTCGAAGTTGCAACAAATTCCTGAACGAGAACCACTTATAAGACGCTCTGTTAGGTACTCAGAGCCACAGTTATCGTCACCACGCAACGGCATGGCCACGAGACAAAAGCCACAGCAGAAG